A stretch of the Paramormyrops kingsleyae isolate MSU_618 chromosome 16, PKINGS_0.4, whole genome shotgun sequence genome encodes the following:
- the LOC111852694 gene encoding nectin 1a-like isoform X2: MDFMNTLSIFVYLLLTICLHGSAELIRTEQLVMASFGEDVNLKCELTKQRNVKQVTWQRVSEQTSENMATYSERFGSKIADSFRKNVCFVETGLQQCSIVIRRVQWSDESCYDCLFNVFPDGAISGRTCLKIYEIHNPVFDIKPVTVSGEGILLLSCSVTGKPAPELSWDIDDTALENSTTFYTKNPNGTITVTKTATVQMTPRLLANTIEIKCAAQQEYGERKETFITVPNGETADNQSDKADTGHTVILYTVLAIGGLCICGGLCICGGLCIWGRLYICGRLYAFLKLTLRKEKERSSTKDPYQVPIRTPDCSQVKTGLLVGSSLKKILIQTPDCSQVKTGLDSTLKKRQIHPSEHPKVKKSLDFSEQKH; encoded by the exons atggaTTTTATGAATACCTTATCGATTTTCGTGTATTTACTCCTCACGATTTGTCTTCATG gttccGCAGAATTAATTAGAACGGAGCAGCTTGTAATGGCTTCCTTTGGAGAAGATGTTAACTTAAAATGTGAGCTAACAAAACAGAGAAATGTGAAACAAGTGACCTGGCAGAGAGTGTCGGAGCAGACGAGTGAAAACATGGCAACGTACAGTGAACGTTTTGGTTCGAAAATCGCCGATTCTTTCCGGAAAAATGTCTGTTTCGTGGAAACGGGGCTGCAACAGTGTTCTATAGTTATTAGGAGAGTCCAGTGGAGTGATGAATCGTGCTACGATTGTCTGTTTAATGTGTTTCCTGATGGAGCCATCAGTGGGAGGACCTGCCTCAAAATCTATG AAATTCACAATCCTGTATTTGACATAAAACCAGTCACTGTCAGTGGTGAGGGGATATTACTGCTTTCCTGCTCTGTCACTGGAAAACCTGCACCAGAGTTATCCTGGGATATTGAcgatacagctctggaaaattCTACAACATTCTACACCAAAAATCCTAATGGAACTATAACTGTTACTAAAACTGCTACAGTTCAAATGACCCCCAGACTTCTTGCAAATACAATAGAAATCAAATGTGCAGCACAGCAAGAATATGGAGAAAGGAAGGAAACTTTCATTACTGTCCCAAATGGTGAGACAGCTGATAACCAGTCTGATAAAGCTGATACAGGACATACAGTCATCTTGTACACTGTCCTTG CCATTGGAGGCCTTTGTATTTGTGGAGGCCTTTGTATTTGTGGAGGCCTTTGTATTTGGGGACGCCTTTATATTTGTGGACGCCTTTATGCTTTTTTGAAACTCACTCTAAGGAAGGAAAAAGAGCGCAGTAG CACAAAAGATCCTTATCAAGTGCCAATCAG AACACCAGACTGTTCTCAAGTGAAAACTGG ATTACTGGTTGGTTCTTCCCTGAAGAAAATACTAATACA AACACCAGACTGTTCTCAAGTGAAAACTGG ATTGGATTCTACTCTGAAGAAAAGACAAATACA